The Cryptococcus neoformans var. grubii H99 chromosome 8, complete sequence DNA window TATTATAACAGGGATGATGTATATAGCGACACGAAAGACGAGCGATTTTGGCGCAGGCAATGAGATCATTGAGGAGGTAGGGAGGGGGTTGGGTATGGAAAGCTGCGGTGTCAGCTGAGGAAGTAttggagaggatgtggGCTTACGGGTTTTGAGGTGTTTCTATGGAATAGAAGATGGAAATGCAAAAGAGAAATATAGAGATGCGAATGGAAACGAAAATGGACGAGGAGCGATGGGAATGGGGGGTTACGTTGCAGGTGCCGCTCCGCCAGTTTCCCACGGTCGCTCGCCATTTTcccctctccttttccttccgtCGTCCAATCACACCGACATCTTACCACCACATTCACTTTCCTCGCTGTTTCTTCATAAACAACTTGCCATACTCATCACAATGCCCGTCGCTCCTGTTGTTGGCAAGGTACGCCATGTCGCTTCCCACTACGCCGAAGCAGCATTCACTGACACCTGTCACAGCTCCGAAAGAGGCTCATCACTGACCTTACCGCCTCGTTCGTTCTTCGTCCCATTCCATATTCACGCAACTCGCAGAACAGCTGCTAACACTGCTATTCCCGCTCGCCACAGCATCGGTATCGGTCTCGCCGGCGCCTACACCTTTTGGTACACTGTCCACCTCCCCATGGGTACGTGTTGATTTCCTTGCAAATATGGCAACCTCGGACGTGTCTGACGCCGTGCGTTCTCTCATCGAACTGTAGTCAAGAAGCGTGACGACTACTACCTCCGTCTCGAGCAGGCCAAGTCCTCTTAAATGACTCTCTTTTCGACAAAATAGCCAACTCGACATTATATAGTGAGATTTTCGGATTGAGCTATAGGGACGAGTTGGATTGGAAATAGGGATGCATCTATGGACCAATTGCTACCAGACGTGTCAAGGCTTTGGGTAATGTTTCACGATTCTGCTGCCGCCCTGTGTCTAGGCGACTTTGCGGCCGAGTTCTCGCTCACTCTGCGATTGTCTGCTGGCGCTGACGCTTTCCCGGTGCTCGTCGCCAGTCGTCGGAGCGCTTCGGGGGTtttcccctctttctccatgGTTGTATTACGTACAGTTTGACTGTGTTGtaattacgtaatattAATTAACAATAAGTCGCGCACGATCGGAACATGAATTGCTGACCGCGACCGCTCCGTCGCTCTCCCACACTTTcgtttccttctttcttctttttttcttctttccacaaTGTCAATGTCGTCACAATGACCTTCCAAGCGCCCCCAAGCGATGCCAACGTAGGTTAAGCCTATATTCCCATTCCCCTTCAGAGCCTCCAAGGCGGCTGACAAACTGCCTTTTGACAGACGGTTAGCGTGGCCATGCAGGAATGGCTCGAGTTCCAAGAGTTTAAAAAGTTCCAGGCCGCACAGCGAGCAAAGCAGGTCAGTTTGATTTCAAAAGCACGGCGCTACAATTGGCTGCTATACAAATCGGCTCTCTTTTCTGCCAGATAATGGGCTGACGTTAATTCGTAGAGTTCACAGTCTACTCCCTCAGCTGAAGAGGTCACCAAAGTTCTGTCTAATGTAAATCTCAATGGCTCTCCCGGTCCAGGTGAACGCCAATCTCACCCTCAATCTCCCGATCAAACCTCAGCACCGGTTGAAACTGCTACATCAAATGGAGGATGGGGTGAGCCTACTCCTGCTCCAGTAcccgcctcttccactgAGAATAATGCTAGAGGATGGGGTGAACCATCCACTATCGACCCTGCCGAAGCCCACCCTACTGAACAGAATGAGGTCCATTCACACCTAGCCCCAGAATCTAAGCCTGAGCAACCGAAAAAAAGCGCATATGTACCATGGGAAGGCGGTGTCGTGTAAGTCTACGTGTGTCTGTCAATACTGGACCCGGATGCTTATCAAGATACCAGCTATTCACAGGCTAACCCTATGCCTGACCCTGTTGAATTCTTACCTCCGTTAGCATTTCGCTCTCGACGAAACAAGCGGTCCTCCAAAAAGGCAAGCAAGGCCAAGTCGGTTACCTcgggtgatgaagagaggTCTGCCTCTAGCGCCGATCCCGGCGGCTGGGGTGAACCTGCCTTTGGTGCCGATTCTGGTGGATGGGGCGAACCTGCTTCTGTTTCCACCCCTTCTGAAACCGGCTCGACACGTGCCGGTATTCACCCTTCCCGCCTGAAGATGCTAGGTGGAAGCCCCAATGCCAGTCCTGTCCCCAGTGCGCCTTCTGGCGCTGGTGGCTGGGGCGAACCCGCCTCTACTCCAGCCCCTTCCGAAACCAGCTCGACGTCTGCCGGTATTCACCCCTCCCGCCTGCGGATGCTAGGTGGAGGCCCTGTTGTCGACCCGGTCTCTAGCGGCCCCTCTCGCGACTATAACCAGCCTTCGTCCCGTCGCGTGAGCGGAGCTAACGCTTCTGCAGGTGGTGACAATGGCTGGGGTAGCAGAAGACGTGCGCCTTCTGCCACTGCCGATAGCAGTACCCTTTCGCCCGCTGCAGCATCCTTCGTCTACCCACAACCTGATGCTCGTGCTGCCCGccctgctcctccttccgAATCTGCGTCTGCCGGTGGCGCCCCTGGTATCCATCCTGATCGGCTGAGGATGTTGGGAGGCGTACCTGCCGCCAATAGCCCCCCCACGGGTTTTGGTGCGTCCCGAGACCAACCTCCCCATCTGCGAGGTGGAATGAATGAGTTTGGTGCGGTTAGAGATGGCAAGCCAAGGGACAGTGGATGGGGCTCGCGAGGTAAGAGAACCCCTCCTGCTCATGCCCCGGTGAGCAATGACGGCGGCAGTGGTGGGTGGGATCAGAGGACGAACGctagtggtggtggtggtggcggcggaTGGGGAGAAAGTAACGGTGgcagtggtggtggatggggCAATGATGCGAGCAGTGGCGGGGTTTCGGGAGGATGGTAAAGAGATACTAGCACTAAGTTTGTAAATGATAATGACAAGCACCGTTTGAGCGGATGGCTATAGTAGATCATGAAGCATACAAAATGGGAATGCAGGCATTtaatggaaagaggagatggaagtgatGACGGCATAAGATTGTAtgacctccacctccacccagTAAGAGAACAAAGGATTCGTTCCGAGAGGCCCATGGGAGGCTTTACTCGAATAACTCTCTCCCGCTCCATTCACGCCCGCCCCATGTATCTCCCGCCATAGCTTAATCCTTTCAGCTCCGTCCCCTATATATGCCAGCCCGTACATTGGCGACTGTAAACAGCAACCATCTGCGCCTCTGTCTCCTGATCACTCCCGCCCTTAGGAGGTCGGTAACACACTTTGCTTGGCGATCGAACAGCAAGCACCTGCAGAAAAGTGACAAAATGGTCATGGGAAATACAGAAAGGTTGAGCGATGTGACCAAGGTGAGCCATATAGTTCACTGTAGGATCTGCCGCCGGCTGACAACCTGCTATGCAAAATAGCTATCTGCCCATGTCACTCGTGTTCTGGGTCAAAATCCGGGCCTGATGACACTTCAGGGCACAAATTCTTACCTCTTGCAGCCCCCTTCGAACCCCCATGCTCCCCTCATTCTGGTTGACACCTCATCCCCACACACAGCAGCGCAATACGTCGACTTGCTCCTTGTACACTTGCACCACCTAGCCCTCGAATCAGGAGTACGTGAGACCCACTTTGAATCCTCTGCCGCCCAGGTTTCTTTGAGGAACttcaaggaagagaggagagatgaggtgaagaagattgtcaAGGAGAAACGGGAAGCTGAACCAAGAGCGGATGAACTCGGCTTGAAAGAGTACGGTCCAGAAAGTACATGGGTCAAAGGGTACGAAGGAAAGACGGGAGTACGCAAGCTACCCAACATTGAGCATATCGTCCTGACCCATCGGCATCTGGATCATGTCGGCGCattgcctcttcttcttacaACTCTAAAAGAACGCGGATGTCGCCCTCCCAAATTGTGGAAATTCCCTTCACCCGACGAGGCAGAGCTTAATGCGTCAGAGCGAGATCGTCCCACCTCTGACTCATCTATTTGGCAATCTCTACCTCCTGGGACATACACACCTCTCTCACCacttcaacctttccatcccatcctACCAGGGCTCATGATCTCTATTATCGATCCACAGTACAGGTATTTGTTGAAGCACAACGAGAATGGAAAGGCAAAATGGAATGAAGTGCCCGAAATTGCTAGAGTATCGGTGAGATGCTTGAAAACTCCAGGACATACAGCTGATTCGGTCAGTTTGGTATTGATGGAGGGTGAGAAAGGGGTTTTCACAGGGGATACAGTACTGGGTCAGGGCACCACACATTTCACCGATCTCTCAACCTGTGAGTCTGTTTTGATTTTGTGATCATCATTGATCAGTAATTGATCTTATGAGCACAGATATGACCTCGCTTCGGACTTTGCTAGCCCTTCAACCCAGAGTCCTTTATCCGGCTCATGGGCCTCATATACCTTCGCAAGAAGGGTCCATCTCCCACATCCAAACTTATATCGCACATCGGCAGAAacgagaagatgagattGTGGCTACGTTGAAGCGCTTTTCCCTGTCTCTCAATGTCGAAGATGGAGGTGAAAACATCGCAGAGGCGCTCATCACGCTAAAAAAGGAGATCCATGAAAATAAGGAAGCGGAAAACAAAGCTAAGGGGCGTTCAATGCTCGATAAGCAAAAGGCGGTACCTCTACCAGACTTTGAAGACGAAAAAAAGGCACTTGAAAAGATTGACGCTTCAAAAGGAGTGAGCATGAGCGTCATCGCAAGAATACTTTACAAGAGTGAAGACGAACGGTTGCTCTTTGCAGCTGCAAAGAATGTTAATGCGCACTTGGATAAGCTTATTAAGGATGGAAAAGTGAGAAAAGGCAGGGTAAGGATGTGCAAGTTGGTTGGCAGTGAGGTCGgagaagtggaggagatggatggatgggagTGGAtcggggagaaggaaaaacCAAACTGAACTATCCATAGGTGAAGATCTGTCAAAGGGATGCAAATGTTATGATATAGTAAAACACAGACTGTTCTACACTAATGTACAACCGAAAAGTCTAGCCAACTCCCTGCCCAATCAAAATCCGAGTAATCTCTGTAACATCTGCGAAGGCAAGTCATTTCTTGTGTTGATTTCTTTGGGGTCTAATCGATCAAAGATGGCAGGCGAGGGTTGTGTCTACGCATCATGCATCAGAATATCAGGATTAAGGGAAAGCAGCATACTTACGTTGTCGATTCGGCATGCATCCTGACCTTCTTGTAAATTCAACATATTTGCCTAGAGCCAATACGTGAGTTAAAAGCCCCAAAAACTCGAACAATACTCACTCCATACGCATCgcgcttctttctttccgcCTCCCTCTTGGCACGACTCTCGTCAAATTCCTTCTGTTCCGAGGCGCTATGAGATTCGTTAGCATTATGATTAGATAGCAGACGGTTTCATGCCCTACCTGAGCATCCATTCATCATACCATCCGAATCTTCCTcgctccttcctctccttctctctcttgtCTTCCTTGCTTATAGCGCCCTCTTTTTCGTCCTTCCCCTGCTTGGAGTTCAACACATTTAGTGTTTGAGCGAGTAAACTCCCACCGAGCGCAGTAGGTTTTACTTTGGGAGTGGAATTTACTGGAGTACTATTTACACTTCCAGGCGGACGTTTGATATTACTTGATGGTGTCTTCTTCGTGGTCAACAGCTTGTTTTGAGGAGTCCCGTTAACCGATCCCGTAGATGGCGTTTTTTTATGAGACGCCTCGGTACCTTCAAGCTTGGTGATGGCcttgggtttgggtttgggctTTCCCGTAGCTGCATTAGGTGCAGGGACAGAAGGCGTAGAAGATTCAGCAACAGGGGATTTATTCTTCGCTtgtgatgatgaaggcaGCTTGTTGCTAGATGTTGGGACTTTGGCCGGTGATAGAGATCTGGCGGGTGAAGTTGGTTTGGGCGTAGGTGCGGTAGGTATTTCAGTCATAGAAGGGTTAGTGGTAGAGGCAatatcttcatcctcatcatcctcatcatcgacaACGATCCTCCTAGACTTTTTCTTGGTCTTAGTCggcttttttccttcttcgatTCTCGCCTTCACTTCACCTTCGCCATCGCCTTCCGTTCCTTTGCTTTCGttctttgcctttccaACCTTTTTCATCTTGGCTCTTTTTAGACCTGCGTCCTCCAGACCTTCGTCGTCTATGCTTCGAGACGTTCTCTTTCcactctttttctccatatcactcttcatcttcattgcGGACTTCTCTCGCTCACTTTCCgtatcatcttccacaGGAGCCGCTATCTTGGTAGCTGCTGCGCCCCCgattttgagcttgagatTTATCTTTTTGGGACTTGTATTTCCCGAGTCTTTTTCCGTAGATTTATGCACAGCAAGCACATCGACGTCCTCCGCGGGAGGAGCAGGGGTCGGAGCAGAAGACGGAGCTTCACTGTTTTCCGCTGATCCAATTTCGGACATTCTGGTCCTAGCCCTCGTCTGCCTGCCTTTTAGGGTTACAGAGCCCCTTGCAATATCAGATACTGGCATTGCCAGGTCTCTGAtatcatctccttctttttccttctcaacaTCCTTTGCTTTGGGGACAGCTTGGATCTTCGTTGAAACCTTTTTCACTTGTTCGGGGGACGGGGCAGGCGTTAGGCTTGAGTCACTTCCTCCAGATCCAGGCCCTTCAGCACTGACACTTGAATCTTCCTCAACACTTGGCTGGGGCGAAGTTGGCGCAGCTGCTTGGACGCGACTCTCGTCGTCAGAGTCGGACTCTGTGGTTACAATGCGTTGTCTTGATGGTCTCTTTTTGAGCACCGCGGATTTGGCCGTCTTGGAGGGAGGCATTTAGGAGGGTAATGGTGGGTGAGAAAGCGAAATAGAATATAGAAAAGTCGAGAAAAGATAATATGCTGTTGACGAGTTGCAAAGGAGTTCCGTCGTTCTGCCTTCGTTGGCCCTCTCATTCTGTCGCAAGTTGAACACAATTCCCACGGTGTGTCAGTTTACGGTATTAATACTTTCACAAGGAAGTGCAAAAAGAGTTCCCCCCTATGCAATTAATTGACCACAGCATGAAGATGACAGCAGGAGAAAGCAAGTGTGTGTCTCATGTCTCATTCTGCTCAATATCAAATCAAGTCAATTTTGAGTTCCCGACTCCAACAAGAAAGAGCTCAAACTGGGCCTAAACATGGTCAGAACTCAAATATCACTCTAGTGAATGCACATCTTAGCCTGTTTACTTGTCTGCTTGACATTTGACAGTATATAGTGACTGTATAATGTATGGATGGTTCTTCGTGAGGCCAAGGAAGCTGGGACGGACTTCTTCCCATGTGAAAGAGGCAAGTTGCTTCCATGGTGGGCAGTGACTTCCAATCGTTTCATTGCGCCGAGCCGTGACCCTGTTGTGGGTTTCGTTGTACTTGGCCATATGGATGATGTAGATCCTATGAATGGCAAACTGGCACAGCTATGGCAGCGTGGCCAGTTCTCATGCATCATTCTCGAGCAGTTCTGTCCCGGAGAATAACGCAAGACGAAAAGAAGACGCACATCTGATGATCGAATAAGAAGCGCCACAATTGTTGTCAAATAGGATCGTCACTGTTTATTTTCTGGAATTAGAAGTTCGCAAGTCCAGCAGCAGACAGGACAAcgcttcttcgtctttctcCGCCACTTACGTTCCCTGCATTAATAGTATACAGCCCATAGCCACAGGGCCACGGGATGGTGCAAGTATATAAGAAAACCCATGAATAGTAAGTCCTCTATCCACATCGCGCAAGTCAAATGGGACTGACAGATCCTCACCATGTCCAGCCCCGACCCACCACCTACGCCGCTTTTAGCCTTCTTTCTCCGATACCCTAATCCTTTCGCCCGCCATGTACTGTCAGTTGATGTACTCTCTCGCCGGGTGGATCCCGTCACAGGTCAGATTCATACAACTAGGCTTATATTGAAGAGAGGAATTTTACCAAAGTGGGCGACAAGATGGTTACCATCAAGTGCTACATCAGGAGGTCGAGGTTTAGATGCATGGGTTCTCGAAGAAAGTGTGGTGGACCCTCCaggatggggagaagggagggatttgcaaggagaagacgaggaataTGGAAAGCAGCCTAGGCTGAGAGTGCAGCAGGGAAACTTGAATCATCGAAAGTTGATGCATGTTATCGAAGGCGGAGAACTGAGGACTGGACCTAATAGGTAAGCCTTCTAGTCGAAAGGGTCGTATTGACCATCATCAGTACGACGTTACATCACACTACTGCCGAGGTTCGGTCTCATTTCGGAGGTGCATGGTCAAATCTTATTCGGCAAAGGATAGAGTCGTATGGTGTAGGCAAGTTTGAAGGCAACTCTGAAACAGTAAGTTTGGCAATCCATTCCGACCTCACGCTGACATTTTCCAGTCTCGTAAAGGCATGTCCCTCATCCTGTCATTGCTTCGAAACCGACAGCCCCTTCCAGAAACAGCAGAGTTTGAGTTCTACCCGCCACCTCCCCCCGGTTTCAACGAGAGTTGGAAGGATATACCAGAAGCTGGATCATCacagaggaaagaaggatcGCCAAGAAGCTTTTTCCTGTCACCAGGAAGTTTGGCAGCGTGGGCAAGAACGAAGCGTGCAAATGGGGGAAGTGAATAAGATTTGGGCAGCAGCAGATAATAGTCACCGCACATCAATTTGGAACATAATTTTATTGTATGCATGTACTCAAAGGCTGAGATGTTAGATGTACAACAAAGAGTGTTGACAAAACGTGATGTGATTACTTTTTTCTACTTtttgcttctccttctgggTTCCAGCCCTCCCTTGCCCATCTGTACAGACTGCACATTGTCCTTCTGCGGCAACTCCATATTTCCTGTCTGCGCTATACGCCTTTTAGTATCTTCTTCGGCCAGTTTCCTCAGCTCTTTGGCTGACGCAGTCGATGGATCTATAGTCTTCCTCGGTGATGCGACCCCTTGGGACTGGGGCGTAGGCACAGGATAGGTAAACGGAGAGCGTTCTTTGGGCGCCTCTGTAGGGTAATTTTGCGGCGAAGATATGAATTTCTGAATCTGAGCCTTTCTCTCTGTATTTGTGGAAGGTGCGCCAATCTGGGAAGGTGGATGTTCAAGCTCGGAGCCGTCTGGTAAGAGATAGCCCTGACGAATACGTTCTTCACGTTCGCGAGCCTCGATCGCTGCAACCTTcggaaggagggagattTGTCGCTCATAATCGTGTTCAAGTTCTTGCACCGTCGGAGGTGTTGTACGAGTGTGAGATAACCCTGACTCGGGGGTCAGCGAGGTCTCCATTCCGCTCAGTTTCTGGCTTACACGCTTTCCACTGAACTGAGGAAAGGGTCAGTCTAGTACTGTCAACATTTGGGAATTTCCCTCACCTGGTGGCTTCAAGTCCGCACGGCCATATTCAGCGATATCGCGATTAACGGCATACTCCACAAATCTTTTGGTACGGCCTCCTGCAGGATTTGGTATCTCAAAGTAGCGGTTGCCTATACCTGATCAGCTGGCTGTCGGCAATCATTGGAGCTACAGGGCATACCCTGAAGATCATAACCAATGAGTCCCTGTTGATTATCAGCGACTGACCATGTTAAAAGCACGACACACACCTTCGGTTTTGCAAACGGGATCAGCCTTCTAAGGGCACTGAATACGGAGCTCATGGGGGTAATGGGACGCCTTGTAGAGCAATGGACAATTACTGTCGTTCGTCCCTGCTTCATATTATTTCTCTGTTGCTGCTGGGTGGCCTGATGAtgagtggtggtggattGCGGCGGCGGTAGCCgacgaggtggaggaagtgaGAATGGTGATGTGGAATTTTAAAGCGGAGATGGCCGCTTAAagtagaagatgatggtgtGG harbors:
- a CDS encoding cytochrome c oxidase subunit 7 encodes the protein MPVAPVVGKLRKRLITDLTASIGIGLAGAYTFWYTVHLPMVKKRDDYYLRLEQAKSS